The following are encoded in a window of Kitasatospora sp. NBC_01250 genomic DNA:
- a CDS encoding non-ribosomal peptide synthetase produces the protein MTEQQPHPAAPLSAAEKRRLVAARLAGRSGAGGQAPQGPTVFPLGAQQRGIWFAEQASPGRCAYHICRSITLEGPLRVDELRSALTDLTERHEALRTSFAVRDGVPLQRVAPAAEVHLPVQQLPEDDPATVRRIVQAEAEHAFDLTTGPLLRCRLLRRAPERHQLILTLHHIVADGWTVGRLLRDLGELYAARCRGEAPRLPPAPGYSGHALAHRGWLAGPQAARSLGHWVERTRDVPLLELPTDRPRLARAGRRGALVPLALPAEALRGPGDGGAGGTAFPAVLTAWATVLHRWTGQHDFALGVPVAGRTGADWWQSAGLFADFQPLRVDLGGDPSFATATERTRQALLAGLDHPGIPFDRLVEELRPARLPGRNPVFDVACTMLSGHREELVLPGLDTSVERVYAGGAKLDLTLELVQRPDGSAGGHLEYDRDLFDDATAHRLADHLLRVSRAAAEQPHTALSALEVLDAAERGELIRLGTPPHADYPQEATVAELFRRTAARRGDQLALAWAESAEPGAPGSLSYRELDAWSDAAAAALARHGVRRGEFVGVAGGRSVRFVVAVLGILKCGAAYVPLDLTQPAERTALLIEQAGLGLVLDSGTGEPASGPGIPVLALPDPTDGGRPPALRGGPLDPAYLMFTSGSTGVPKGVAVPNRAVVRLVRGGRFAAMTEQTRWLALAPPEFDASTLELWAPLLAGGVLLIGPPGVPDLQGLGALIERSGTTSLWLTAGLFHAMAEENPQGLRPLRQLLAGGDVLAPRQVRAALAAVDGPVVNGYGPTENTTFTTCQVLRTPEEVTDPVPIGRPVEGSTVHLVDAHGNLVPRGAVGELWTGGDGVALGYLGHPARTAERFVPDPFDPRPGRRLYRTGDRARWRADGTLEFLGRADGQVKLRGFRIEPGEVENALTEHPRAAQAAVAVRPLPSGDKHLIAWVVPAEATDADDALAAELRAWLLGRLPAHLVPGRVVLVDRLPLGPTGKVDRRALVDPARDTGDTAAGEEPRPGTEELLATLFAQVLGVTQVGRLADFFLLGGHSLAAIRLIGRIRSWFGVELPVSTVFAAPSVAGLAVAVEAARAAGPVTVPAVTAGGAELGPLSHAQERLWAVHLKDPADVAYTVPLELELTGPLAPAALAAALQAVVDRHPALRTAVDAAGDEPRQRILPPGLPVPLERADLGALAGRAGELAYRDLRAEFVARPFDLTRAPLLRALLITTGPDRARLLLTVHHLVVDGAGVAVLLRDLARACDTAGALPPAAAATPTGIDLALAERRLLAGPAREELTGHWRRRLAGLHRPAAAGDASPGELLRVEVPAATVAALRERAAGAGATLHMAVTAAAGLLLAEEHAGEVVLGAPMAQRLDEGFESEIGLFLTTVPLRLSLDGGPAFGEALVQVRRTLLDAARHAALPYEQIAELVRDEAGQVPQLIDAMVQVQPALPARLAFGGAQAVLRPAHHGTAKFDLTLSLFDDGTRLTGFWEFATATRTAAEVGRLHERLLALLAAAGADLTARPSDAAAPEDAVAGATGAAPQAATAPADAADPAMVATVAEIWQELLGTRPGPSDSFFALGGSSISATRVVSRLRVRTGRAVALRELYDWPRLAEFAARVAGAPAAGHRPALTRGEAEHGPLSFAQLRHWVLDRLDPGTAANNIPLALRLSGPLDRSALAQALALVASRQGALRTVFADHDGVPEQRLLPPVPVELPVTEVAGEAAALAAADEQAALPFELTAGPPWRAALLRLTEQEHWLLLTFHHIIADGWSTSVLLGELAAAYAVLCEEPGAVLPPAPPVRYLDHARRQREWLSGEQLQAELAPWQRLRGTPPLELPPPAQAGPGGVGSIALSLPARWRREAELLAGQERASLYMLLLALWAATLELHTGQQDFAVGTFSAGRTEPALEQLVGFFVNNLALRCELAGDPSWRERIARARATCTEAFAHQEVPFEKVLEAAGVERSTERTPLFQTLCVLQNYPGWPQQLGRLGLDLVRRPYDRADFALTLWLRPDEDGGLSGGIDHDTAAVDEATAGRIAQTFRRFAEAVLAGPDARPRRALPAAPAVRPALAPAAGPWLHQRTAATAARTPDAPALIEYRPADGSTVVTTHGELDQAANRLAHRLRQAGIGPERAVAVLLGRSAQAVTAFLAVLKAGGGYVPIDPGYPPERIRTLLEDSGADLVLGGTEQLARLTADGGSGPLRAAGPTLALDDPATVRELAALPAHAPEELPTAADQLAYAIFTSGSTGRPKAVAVSHANLTGYLEAIGPRLALRPGDRVLGFASVSFDATVEELYPALVAGASVVLRPDGLRTPDSGFDAFLAATRPTVLSLPVSFWHAWVERMTAERLRVPGGVHTLLLNAEAPAPARYQDWLRLCDAPVRWINTYGPTEATVTATLHQPAADGTAPPLRFPIGTALANTTLHVLDGYGTPVPPGTPGELFLGGLGIARGYLGRPAATARAYPPDPYGAEPGARLYRTGDRVRQLPSGELEFLGRLDHQLKIRGHRVEPGEVEAALAGHPAVRQCAVLPHGAPPALRLVAYVAPAGDAANEQEIRRDLGDRLPEHLVPARILFLERLPLTPNAKVDRAALAARLAEDLRAAEQDAPAAELTERQRLLAGVWREVLGRERIGPEDNFFALGGDSLLAVQLAVRARAVGLALEAREVFRHQSLAEQAEAAQPLEAAQQSTDRAVGPSASATRLDGHEKAALMARLNGR, from the coding sequence GTGACCGAGCAGCAGCCACACCCCGCGGCCCCGCTCTCGGCGGCCGAGAAGCGGCGCCTGGTGGCCGCCCGGCTCGCCGGCCGGTCCGGCGCCGGTGGCCAGGCCCCCCAGGGCCCGACCGTCTTCCCGCTCGGCGCCCAGCAGCGCGGCATCTGGTTCGCCGAGCAGGCCTCCCCCGGCCGCTGCGCCTATCACATCTGCCGCTCGATCACCCTCGAAGGACCGCTGCGGGTCGACGAACTGCGGTCGGCCCTGACAGATCTGACGGAACGTCATGAAGCCCTGCGGACCAGCTTCGCCGTCCGCGACGGCGTCCCGCTGCAGCGGGTGGCACCGGCCGCCGAGGTGCACCTGCCGGTGCAGCAGCTGCCCGAGGACGACCCGGCCACCGTAAGGCGGATCGTCCAGGCCGAGGCCGAGCATGCCTTCGACCTGACCACCGGGCCCCTGCTGCGCTGCCGACTGCTGCGCCGTGCGCCCGAGCGCCACCAGCTCATCCTGACGCTGCATCACATCGTGGCCGACGGCTGGACGGTGGGCCGCCTGCTGCGCGACCTCGGGGAGCTGTACGCGGCCCGCTGCCGCGGCGAGGCGCCCCGGCTGCCGCCGGCTCCCGGGTACAGCGGCCACGCCCTGGCCCACCGCGGCTGGCTGGCCGGGCCGCAGGCCGCCCGCTCGCTCGGCCACTGGGTCGAGCGGACCCGCGACGTCCCACTGCTGGAACTGCCCACCGACCGCCCCCGGTTGGCCAGGGCCGGGCGCCGCGGCGCCCTGGTGCCGCTCGCCCTGCCCGCCGAGGCGCTGCGCGGCCCGGGTGACGGGGGCGCCGGCGGCACCGCCTTCCCCGCGGTGCTGACCGCCTGGGCCACCGTGCTGCACCGGTGGACCGGGCAGCACGACTTCGCCCTCGGGGTGCCGGTGGCCGGGCGCACCGGCGCCGACTGGTGGCAGAGCGCGGGCCTGTTCGCCGACTTCCAGCCGCTGCGGGTCGACCTCGGCGGGGATCCCTCGTTCGCCACCGCGACCGAGCGGACCCGCCAGGCCCTGCTCGCCGGTCTCGACCACCCGGGGATCCCCTTCGACCGGCTGGTGGAGGAGCTGCGCCCGGCCCGACTGCCCGGCCGCAACCCGGTCTTCGACGTGGCGTGCACCATGCTCAGCGGCCACCGCGAGGAGCTGGTGCTGCCGGGCCTGGACACCAGCGTGGAGCGGGTCTACGCGGGCGGCGCCAAGCTGGACCTGACCCTGGAGCTGGTCCAGCGGCCGGACGGCTCGGCCGGCGGCCATCTGGAGTACGACCGCGACCTGTTCGACGACGCGACCGCCCACCGGCTGGCCGACCACCTGCTGCGGGTCAGCCGGGCGGCGGCCGAGCAGCCGCACACCGCGCTCAGCGCCCTGGAGGTGCTGGACGCGGCCGAGCGCGGCGAGCTGATCCGGCTGGGCACGCCGCCACACGCCGACTACCCGCAGGAGGCGACCGTCGCCGAGCTGTTCCGGCGGACCGCGGCCCGGCGCGGGGATCAACTCGCCCTGGCCTGGGCCGAGTCCGCCGAGCCGGGCGCCCCCGGGTCGCTCAGCTACCGCGAACTGGACGCCTGGTCCGATGCGGCGGCCGCCGCGCTGGCCCGGCACGGCGTGCGCCGCGGGGAGTTCGTGGGCGTGGCGGGCGGGCGCTCGGTGCGCTTCGTGGTGGCCGTGCTCGGCATCCTCAAGTGCGGCGCCGCCTACGTGCCGCTCGACCTCACCCAGCCGGCCGAGCGCACCGCGCTGCTGATCGAGCAGGCCGGTCTCGGCCTCGTGCTGGACAGCGGCACGGGCGAACCGGCGAGCGGCCCCGGCATCCCGGTGCTGGCGCTGCCCGACCCCACGGACGGCGGCCGACCGCCCGCACTGCGCGGCGGCCCGCTGGACCCGGCCTACCTGATGTTCACCTCCGGCTCGACCGGCGTCCCCAAGGGCGTGGCGGTGCCGAACCGGGCCGTGGTGCGCCTGGTGCGCGGCGGCCGGTTCGCGGCGATGACCGAGCAGACGCGCTGGCTCGCGCTGGCACCGCCCGAGTTCGACGCCTCGACGCTGGAGCTGTGGGCGCCGCTGCTGGCCGGCGGCGTGCTGCTGATCGGCCCGCCCGGGGTGCCCGACCTGCAGGGCCTCGGGGCGCTCATCGAGCGCTCCGGTACCACCTCGCTCTGGCTGACCGCCGGACTCTTCCACGCGATGGCCGAGGAGAACCCGCAGGGGCTGCGCCCGCTGCGCCAACTCCTGGCGGGTGGCGACGTGCTGGCGCCCCGTCAGGTCAGGGCCGCGCTGGCGGCGGTCGACGGCCCGGTGGTGAACGGCTACGGGCCCACCGAGAACACCACGTTCACCACCTGCCAGGTGCTGCGCACGCCGGAGGAGGTGACCGATCCGGTCCCGATCGGCCGGCCCGTCGAGGGCAGCACGGTCCATCTGGTGGACGCGCACGGGAACCTGGTGCCACGCGGGGCGGTCGGCGAGCTGTGGACCGGCGGCGACGGCGTGGCGCTCGGCTACCTGGGCCACCCGGCACGCACCGCCGAGCGTTTCGTACCCGACCCCTTCGACCCGCGCCCGGGGCGCCGGCTCTACCGCACCGGGGACCGGGCGCGCTGGCGGGCCGACGGCACGCTGGAGTTCCTCGGCCGCGCCGACGGCCAGGTCAAGCTGCGCGGTTTCCGGATCGAGCCGGGCGAGGTGGAGAACGCGCTCACCGAGCACCCGCGGGCCGCGCAGGCCGCCGTCGCGGTGCGTCCGCTGCCCAGCGGCGACAAGCACCTGATCGCCTGGGTGGTGCCCGCCGAGGCGACCGACGCGGACGACGCCCTGGCGGCCGAGCTGCGCGCGTGGCTGCTCGGCCGGCTGCCCGCCCACCTGGTGCCGGGCCGGGTCGTGCTGGTGGACCGGCTCCCCCTCGGCCCGACCGGCAAGGTGGACCGGCGGGCGCTGGTCGACCCGGCCCGGGACACCGGCGACACGGCGGCGGGCGAGGAACCGCGCCCGGGGACCGAGGAGCTGCTCGCCACGCTCTTCGCCCAGGTGCTCGGAGTGACCCAGGTCGGCCGGCTGGCCGACTTCTTCCTGCTCGGCGGCCACAGCCTGGCCGCGATCCGGCTGATCGGGCGGATCCGCTCCTGGTTCGGCGTCGAGCTGCCGGTGAGCACCGTCTTCGCGGCGCCCAGCGTGGCGGGCCTGGCCGTCGCGGTGGAGGCCGCCCGGGCGGCGGGCCCGGTCACGGTGCCCGCCGTGACGGCCGGCGGCGCGGAGCTGGGCCCGCTCTCGCACGCCCAGGAGCGGCTGTGGGCGGTGCACCTCAAGGACCCGGCCGACGTGGCCTACACCGTGCCGCTGGAGCTGGAGCTGACCGGGCCGCTCGCGCCCGCAGCGCTGGCCGCGGCGCTGCAGGCCGTGGTCGACCGGCACCCCGCGCTGCGCACCGCCGTGGACGCCGCGGGGGACGAGCCGCGCCAGCGCATCCTGCCGCCCGGCCTGCCCGTCCCCTTGGAGCGCGCCGATCTCGGCGCGCTGGCCGGGCGGGCCGGCGAGCTGGCCTACCGGGATCTGCGGGCGGAGTTCGTGGCCCGGCCGTTCGACCTGACCCGGGCCCCGCTGCTGCGCGCCCTGCTGATCACGACCGGACCGGACCGGGCCAGGCTGCTGCTGACCGTCCACCACCTGGTGGTGGACGGCGCGGGCGTCGCGGTCCTGCTGCGGGACCTGGCACGGGCCTGCGACACGGCCGGTGCGCTGCCGCCGGCCGCGGCGGCCACCCCCACCGGGATCGACCTCGCGCTCGCCGAGCGGCGGCTGCTGGCCGGGCCGGCGCGCGAGGAACTGACCGGGCACTGGCGCCGGCGGCTCGCGGGCCTGCACCGCCCGGCCGCCGCCGGGGACGCCTCGCCGGGCGAGCTGCTGCGGGTCGAGGTGCCCGCCGCGACGGTGGCGGCGCTGCGCGAACGGGCGGCCGGCGCCGGAGCCACCCTGCACATGGCGGTCACCGCCGCCGCCGGGCTGCTGCTGGCCGAGGAGCACGCGGGCGAGGTGGTGCTCGGCGCCCCGATGGCCCAGCGGCTCGACGAGGGCTTCGAGAGCGAGATCGGCCTCTTCCTCACCACCGTGCCACTGCGGCTGTCGCTCGACGGCGGGCCCGCCTTCGGCGAGGCGCTGGTGCAGGTCCGGCGCACCCTGCTGGATGCGGCCCGGCACGCCGCGCTGCCCTACGAGCAGATCGCCGAACTGGTCCGCGACGAGGCGGGCCAGGTGCCGCAGCTGATCGACGCAATGGTGCAGGTGCAGCCCGCGCTGCCCGCCCGCCTCGCGTTCGGCGGCGCGCAGGCGGTGCTGCGCCCCGCGCACCACGGCACCGCCAAGTTCGACCTGACCCTGTCGCTGTTCGACGACGGCACCCGGCTGACCGGCTTCTGGGAGTTCGCCACCGCGACCCGCACCGCCGCCGAGGTGGGCCGGCTGCACGAGCGGCTGCTGGCTTTGCTGGCCGCCGCCGGCGCCGACCTGACGGCCCGTCCGTCCGACGCCGCGGCACCCGAGGACGCCGTCGCCGGGGCGACCGGCGCCGCACCGCAGGCCGCGACCGCCCCGGCGGACGCCGCGGACCCGGCCATGGTCGCCACCGTCGCCGAGATCTGGCAGGAGCTGCTGGGCACCCGCCCCGGGCCCTCGGACAGCTTCTTCGCGCTGGGCGGCAGCAGCATCAGCGCCACCCGGGTGGTCTCCCGGCTGCGCGTGCGCACCGGCCGCGCGGTCGCCCTGCGCGAGCTCTACGACTGGCCCCGGCTGGCCGAGTTCGCCGCCCGGGTGGCCGGTGCACCGGCCGCCGGCCACCGCCCGGCGCTGACCCGTGGCGAGGCCGAGCACGGGCCGCTCTCCTTCGCCCAGCTGCGCCACTGGGTGCTCGACCGGCTCGACCCGGGCACCGCGGCCAACAACATCCCGCTCGCGCTGCGCCTGTCCGGCCCGCTCGACCGCTCGGCGCTCGCCCAGGCCCTCGCCCTGGTGGCCTCCCGGCAGGGCGCGCTGCGCACCGTCTTCGCCGACCACGACGGCGTGCCCGAGCAGCGTCTGCTGCCACCGGTGCCGGTCGAGCTGCCGGTCACCGAGGTGGCCGGCGAGGCCGCCGCGCTGGCCGCCGCCGACGAGCAGGCCGCCCTGCCGTTCGAGCTGACCGCGGGCCCGCCGTGGCGAGCCGCGCTGCTGCGGTTGACCGAGCAGGAGCACTGGCTGCTGCTGACCTTCCACCACATCATCGCGGACGGCTGGAGCACCTCGGTGCTGCTCGGCGAACTGGCCGCCGCCTACGCGGTGTTGTGCGAGGAGCCGGGAGCCGTGCTGCCGCCGGCCCCGCCCGTGCGCTACCTGGACCACGCACGCCGCCAGCGCGAGTGGCTCAGCGGCGAGCAGTTGCAGGCCGAACTCGCGCCCTGGCAGCGGCTGCGCGGCACCCCGCCGCTGGAGCTGCCGCCACCGGCCCAGGCCGGGCCCGGCGGTGTGGGCTCCATCGCGCTGTCGCTGCCCGCGCGCTGGCGCCGGGAGGCCGAGCTGCTGGCCGGCCAGGAGCGGGCCAGCCTCTACATGCTGCTGCTGGCGCTGTGGGCCGCCACTCTCGAACTCCACACCGGGCAGCAGGACTTCGCGGTCGGCACGTTCTCCGCCGGGCGCACCGAGCCGGCCCTGGAGCAGTTGGTCGGGTTCTTCGTCAACAACCTGGCGCTCCGTTGCGAGCTGGCCGGCGACCCCAGCTGGCGCGAGCGGATCGCCCGGGCGCGGGCCACCTGCACCGAGGCGTTCGCCCATCAGGAGGTGCCGTTCGAGAAGGTGCTGGAGGCGGCGGGGGTCGAGCGGTCCACCGAGCGCACCCCGCTCTTCCAGACGCTCTGCGTCCTGCAGAACTACCCCGGATGGCCGCAGCAGTTGGGCCGCCTCGGGCTCGACCTGGTGCGCCGCCCCTACGACCGGGCGGACTTCGCCCTGACGCTGTGGCTGCGCCCGGACGAGGACGGCGGGCTGAGCGGCGGCATCGACCACGACACCGCCGCCGTCGACGAGGCCACCGCCGGGCGGATCGCGCAGACCTTCCGCCGCTTCGCCGAGGCGGTGCTCGCCGGGCCCGACGCGCGTCCGCGCCGGGCGCTGCCCGCCGCGCCCGCGGTGCGCCCGGCGCTGGCGCCCGCCGCGGGCCCCTGGCTGCACCAGCGCACCGCCGCCACCGCCGCCCGCACCCCGGACGCCCCGGCACTGATCGAGTACCGCCCCGCCGACGGGAGCACCGTCGTCACCACCCACGGGGAGCTGGATCAGGCCGCCAACCGGCTCGCCCACCGGCTGCGGCAGGCGGGGATCGGGCCCGAGCGCGCGGTCGCCGTGCTGCTGGGCCGCTCGGCGCAGGCCGTCACCGCTTTCCTGGCCGTCCTCAAGGCCGGCGGCGGCTATGTGCCGATCGACCCCGGATACCCGCCGGAGCGCATCCGCACGCTGCTGGAGGACTCCGGCGCCGACCTGGTGCTGGGCGGCACCGAGCAGTTGGCGCGGCTGACGGCGGACGGGGGCAGCGGGCCTCTGCGGGCGGCAGGCCCGACGCTGGCCCTGGACGATCCCGCCACCGTGCGCGAGCTGGCCGCACTGCCCGCCCACGCCCCCGAGGAACTGCCGACCGCGGCGGACCAGTTGGCCTATGCCATCTTCACCTCCGGCTCCACCGGACGCCCGAAGGCGGTGGCCGTCAGCCACGCCAACCTGACCGGCTACCTGGAGGCGATCGGCCCGAGGCTGGCCCTTCGACCCGGCGACCGGGTGCTCGGCTTCGCCTCGGTGAGCTTCGATGCGACCGTCGAGGAGCTCTACCCGGCACTGGTGGCCGGTGCGAGCGTGGTGCTGCGCCCCGACGGGCTGCGCACACCGGACAGCGGCTTCGACGCCTTCCTCGCCGCGACCCGGCCCACCGTGCTCAGCCTGCCGGTCTCCTTCTGGCACGCCTGGGTGGAGCGGATGACGGCCGAGCGGCTGCGGGTGCCGGGCGGGGTCCACACCCTGCTGCTCAACGCCGAGGCACCCGCACCGGCCCGCTACCAGGACTGGCTGCGGCTGTGCGACGCGCCGGTGCGCTGGATCAACACCTACGGGCCCACCGAGGCCACCGTCACCGCCACCCTGCACCAGCCCGCCGCCGACGGCACCGCCCCGCCGCTGCGGTTCCCGATCGGCACGGCGCTGGCCAACACCACGCTGCACGTGCTGGACGGCTACGGCACGCCGGTTCCGCCGGGCACGCCGGGCGAGCTGTTCCTGGGTGGACTGGGCATCGCCCGCGGCTACCTGGGCCGCCCCGCCGCCACCGCCCGCGCCTATCCGCCGGACCCGTACGGTGCCGAACCCGGCGCCCGGCTCTATCGCACCGGCGACCGGGTGCGCCAACTGCCGAGCGGTGAGCTGGAGTTCCTGGGCCGACTGGACCACCAGCTGAAGATCCGCGGCCACCGGGTGGAACCGGGCGAGGTGGAGGCGGCGCTGGCCGGGCACCCGGCGGTGCGCCAGTGCGCGGTGCTGCCGCACGGGGCGCCACCGGCGCTGCGGCTGGTCGCCTACGTCGCCCCGGCCGGCGATGCGGCGAACGAGCAGGAGATCCGCCGCGACCTCGGCGACCGGCTGCCCGAGCACCTGGTGCCCGCCCGGATCCTGTTCCTGGAGCGGCTGCCGCTCACCCCGAACGCCAAGGTGGACCGGGCCGCGCTGGCCGCCCGGCTGGCCGAGGACCTGCGCGCCGCCGAGCAGGACGCGCCCGCCGCCGAACTGACCGAGCGCCAGCGGCTGCTGGCCGGTGTCTGGCGCGAGGTACTCGGACGCGAGCGGATCGGCCCCGAGGACAACTTCTTCGCACTCGGCGGGGACTCCCTGCTGGCCGTCCAACTGGCCGTGCGGGCCCGGGCGGTGGGCCTGGCCCTGGAGGCCCGGGAGGTCTTCCGGCACCAGAGCCTGGCCGAACAGGCCGAGGCGGCACAGCCGTTGGAAGCAGCACAGCAGTCGACCGACCGGGCGGTGGGCCCGAGCGCATCGGCCACCCGCCTGGACGGCCACGAGAAAGCGGCGCTGATGGCCCGCCTGAACGGAAGGTGA